Proteins encoded within one genomic window of bacterium:
- a CDS encoding endonuclease/exonuclease/phosphatase family protein, with protein MVAAWAAFVIRTFVFQFGLLLLVIACVAAWKKQKRMALATLPLLVVTVGPAVLQYLPVASPAVSGESVTVMSVNLLMINKTTEPIISEIKAADPDILLLQEYTPDWHEALTAAIASEYAHIREIQREDSFGAAIYSKRPFNGHVNTYLPLGRATEPQIRGVVEIDGREVAVYNIHFLPPWGLDYVIETRCQFADLRDRLEAEELPVILCGDFNFTERSLQASSLRRAGILEAQDLGGRGRGTTWPVSSFFRWIPSVRLDHIYISNHLTCTDCRTGTGRGSDHRPVIARIGFAEGPAQ; from the coding sequence GTTTGGTCTTCTGCTCTTGGTTATCGCTTGCGTTGCCGCTTGGAAGAAGCAGAAGCGGATGGCTTTGGCTACTTTGCCGCTGCTTGTCGTGACTGTCGGCCCCGCTGTATTGCAGTACTTGCCGGTGGCGTCGCCTGCCGTTAGCGGGGAATCCGTCACAGTCATGAGCGTCAACCTGCTGATGATCAACAAGACGACGGAGCCGATCATCTCCGAGATCAAGGCGGCCGATCCGGACATTCTCCTTCTCCAGGAGTATACACCCGACTGGCACGAGGCCCTGACAGCCGCGATCGCTTCTGAATACGCGCACATCCGGGAGATTCAACGCGAAGACTCTTTCGGGGCGGCGATCTACTCGAAGCGGCCATTCAATGGGCACGTCAACACCTATCTGCCGCTTGGCCGTGCGACGGAGCCGCAAATTCGTGGGGTGGTTGAAATCGATGGCCGTGAGGTGGCCGTCTATAACATCCACTTTTTGCCTCCGTGGGGTTTGGATTACGTCATCGAAACGCGATGTCAGTTTGCCGACTTGCGGGACAGGCTCGAAGCTGAGGAGCTTCCCGTGATTCTGTGCGGGGACTTCAATTTTACCGAACGTTCTCTTCAGGCTTCGTCACTGCGTCGTGCCGGCATTCTTGAAGCACAGGATCTTGGGGGGCGCGGGCGCGGTACCACATGGCCCGTCAGTTCGTTTTTCCGTTGGATTCCATCGGTACGCCTGGATCACATCTACATCAGCAATCACCTCACCTGCACCGATTGCCGAACCGGCACCGGTCGGGGTTCTGATCACCGCCCCGTCATTGCCCGGATCGGATTTGCCGAAGGACCCGCGCAATAG